One Lachnospiraceae bacterium C1.1 genomic region harbors:
- a CDS encoding methionine gamma-lyase family protein produces the protein MDKYTQYEKLNISREVYEFGENILKDLRERFDKIDETAEFNQLKVIDAMHQAKVGEACLTGTTGYGYNDIGRDSLEKVYSICFNGEDALVRPQITCGTHALALALFSNLRPGDELLSVAGKPYDTLEEVIGIRPSNGSLAEYGITYAQADLTDDGEFDFEAIRSKINDRTKLVTIQRSKGYQTRRTLSVKQIGDAIKFIKSIRPDLKVMVDNCYGEFVERIEPTDLGADMIVGSLIKNPGGGLAPIGGYIVGKKECIENAAHRLTSPGLGKEVGASLGILPQFYQGLFLAPTVTASALKGAIFAANIYEKLGFSCVPNATEDRHDIIQAITFGKPEGVVAFCKGIQAASPVDSYVTPEPWPMPGYDSDVIMAAGNFVSGSSIELSADGPIKPPYAVYFQGGITWPHAKYGILNTLQNMVNEKLVVL, from the coding sequence ATGGATAAATATACACAATATGAAAAATTAAACATAAGCAGAGAGGTCTATGAGTTCGGAGAAAACATATTAAAAGATCTCAGGGAAAGATTTGACAAAATTGATGAAACAGCTGAATTTAATCAGCTTAAAGTAATCGATGCGATGCATCAGGCAAAGGTTGGCGAGGCATGCCTTACAGGAACGACCGGATATGGTTATAACGATATAGGAAGAGACAGTCTTGAAAAGGTTTATTCTATATGCTTCAATGGAGAGGATGCATTGGTAAGACCTCAGATAACCTGTGGAACACATGCATTGGCATTAGCTCTTTTCTCTAATCTCAGACCCGGAGATGAGCTTCTTTCTGTAGCCGGAAAGCCTTATGATACCTTGGAAGAAGTAATTGGTATCAGACCGTCTAATGGTTCCCTTGCAGAATACGGTATAACTTATGCCCAGGCTGATCTGACAGATGACGGGGAATTTGATTTTGAGGCAATCAGAAGTAAAATCAATGATCGTACAAAGCTTGTAACAATTCAGAGATCAAAAGGATATCAGACCAGAAGAACTCTTTCTGTAAAGCAGATCGGTGATGCAATTAAATTTATTAAATCAATACGTCCGGATCTTAAGGTAATGGTTGATAACTGCTATGGTGAATTCGTAGAAAGAATCGAACCGACAGACCTTGGTGCGGATATGATCGTAGGTTCGCTTATAAAGAATCCGGGAGGCGGTCTTGCACCGATAGGCGGATATATAGTTGGAAAGAAAGAGTGTATAGAAAATGCAGCTCACAGACTTACTTCACCCGGCCTTGGAAAAGAGGTAGGTGCTTCACTCGGAATTCTTCCACAGTTTTACCAGGGCCTTTTCCTTGCACCGACAGTAACGGCATCTGCACTTAAGGGAGCTATATTTGCAGCTAATATTTATGAAAAGCTAGGTTTTAGCTGTGTTCCAAATGCAACAGAGGACAGACATGATATAATCCAGGCAATCACATTTGGCAAGCCTGAAGGTGTTGTTGCTTTCTGTAAGGGAATTCAGGCAGCATCTCCGGTTGATAGCTACGTAACTCCGGAACCCTGGCCTATGCCGGGATATGATAGTGATGTAATAATGGCAGCTGGTAATTTTGTTTCAGGTTCATCAATAGAGTTATCGGCAGACGGACCGATAAAACCGCCTTATGCTGTTTATTTCCAGGGAGGTATTACCTGGCCACATGCAAAATACGGTATTCTGAATACTCTTCAGAATATGGTAAATGAAAAATTAGTTGTTTTATAA
- the radC gene encoding DNA repair protein RadC: MNTVKDMPEAERPYEKCEKFGAEILTDTELLAVIMRTGTVGSSSMKLAENILEACPEGSSLAGLASMSINELTGIRGIGRVKAIQIKCLTEFSKRVWKSRNRRKTYRSSSEIASYYMEQMRYLDHEEVYIMFLDNKCAFLGDFKLSSGTVDRSLVSVRDIMMNALKRGAVKIVMIHNHPSGDPSPSEDDIKITEKIFKAGKLVDISLVDSIIIGDGIYISLLDETDFYNLLGKHSVMNG, encoded by the coding sequence ATGAATACTGTAAAAGACATGCCGGAAGCCGAGAGACCCTATGAAAAATGTGAAAAATTCGGGGCGGAAATTTTGACAGACACTGAGCTTCTGGCTGTAATTATGCGAACAGGAACCGTTGGAAGCAGTTCAATGAAACTAGCTGAAAATATTCTGGAGGCATGTCCGGAAGGAAGTTCACTGGCAGGGCTTGCGTCAATGTCAATCAATGAGTTGACGGGAATCAGAGGAATTGGAAGAGTCAAGGCTATACAGATCAAATGTCTGACAGAGTTTTCGAAAAGAGTCTGGAAATCCAGAAACAGAAGAAAAACTTATAGATCCTCCAGTGAGATTGCATCTTACTATATGGAGCAGATGAGATATTTAGATCATGAAGAAGTATATATAATGTTTTTGGATAATAAATGTGCTTTTCTTGGGGATTTTAAGCTTTCTTCGGGGACAGTAGACAGATCGCTTGTATCTGTCAGAGACATAATGATGAATGCATTGAAACGTGGTGCTGTAAAGATTGTTATGATACATAATCATCCCAGCGGAGATCCAAGTCCGAGCGAGGATGACATTAAAATAACAGAGAAAATATTTAAGGCAGGTAAACTGGTAGATATTTCGTTGGTAGATTCAATAATCATTGGCGATGGAATATATATAAGTCTTTTAGATGAGACTGATTTTTACAATTTATTAGGAAAGCATTCAGTAATGAATGGCTGA
- a CDS encoding DUF4321 domain-containing protein produces the protein MKLRGNFTLLILILAGIVLGSLLGNVLGQVSSLSWLSYGLNIGTPEPWQLNLGVMTLTFGISVNFTVASIFGVVLGIIAYKKL, from the coding sequence ATGAAACTCAGAGGAAATTTTACACTGTTAATACTAATTCTTGCAGGAATTGTTCTTGGCAGCCTGCTTGGAAATGTTTTAGGACAAGTCAGTTCATTGAGCTGGCTTTCTTATGGTCTTAACATAGGAACACCAGAACCCTGGCAGTTAAATCTCGGAGTTATGACACTCACCTTTGGTATATCTGTTAACTTTACGGTTGCCAGTATTTTTGGTGTAGTTTTGGGAATAATCGCATATAAAAAGCTTTGA
- the miaA gene encoding tRNA (adenosine(37)-N6)-dimethylallyltransferase MiaA, which yields MKNKLYILAGPTAVGKTALSIELAKRNDLEIISADSMQVYKRLDIGSAKIRPEEMQGVRHYLIDVLEPSENFNVARFQEMAKEAMNEIYSHNKTPLVVGGTGFYTQALLYDIDFSENEVDEKLRAEIDNEARERGADHLHSRLKELDAESAEAIPPGNVKRVARALEYCLSTGEKFSEHNKREREKESPYDFRYFVLNMPRDILYQRIEKRVDIMMETGLLEEVQNCMNEGLKRDMNSMQGLGYKQLLKYLYGECSLETAVDDIKKETRHFAKRQLTWFRREKNVIFIDKEKFASDEEILAYMERCMMSSKDN from the coding sequence ATGAAAAATAAATTATACATATTGGCAGGTCCAACAGCAGTCGGAAAAACGGCGCTTTCGATCGAACTTGCAAAAAGAAATGATCTTGAAATAATTTCAGCAGATTCTATGCAGGTATATAAAAGACTGGATATCGGCTCTGCAAAGATACGTCCGGAAGAAATGCAGGGAGTCAGACATTACCTTATAGATGTACTTGAACCTTCTGAAAACTTTAATGTAGCACGTTTTCAGGAAATGGCCAAAGAGGCTATGAATGAGATTTATTCTCATAATAAGACTCCTTTGGTCGTTGGAGGAACTGGCTTTTATACACAGGCTTTGCTCTATGATATCGATTTTTCCGAAAATGAAGTTGATGAAAAATTGAGGGCTGAGATAGATAATGAAGCCCGGGAAAGAGGTGCGGATCATTTGCATTCAAGGTTGAAAGAACTGGATGCGGAATCAGCTGAAGCAATTCCTCCGGGAAATGTTAAAAGAGTTGCAAGAGCTCTCGAATATTGTCTGTCTACAGGCGAAAAATTTTCAGAACATAATAAAAGAGAACGTGAAAAAGAATCACCATACGATTTTAGATATTTTGTTCTGAATATGCCAAGAGATATCCTCTATCAGAGAATAGAGAAAAGGGTAGATATCATGATGGAAACAGGTCTTCTTGAAGAAGTTCAAAACTGTATGAATGAGGGACTTAAAAGAGACATGAATTCCATGCAGGGACTCGGTTATAAGCAGCTGCTAAAATATCTTTACGGAGAGTGCAGTCTTGAAACGGCAGTTGATGATATAAAGAAAGAAACCAGGCATTTTGCAAAACGCCAGCTTACCTGGTTCAGAAGAGAGAAAAATGTTATTTTCATAGATAAGGAAAAATTTGCCTCTGATGAGGAGATTTTGGCATATATGGAAAGATGCATGATGAGTTCGAAAGATAATTAA